In Moorella sp. Hama-1, a single genomic region encodes these proteins:
- a CDS encoding DUF4160 domain-containing protein — protein MPIIARFYGIVIKMFFNEHLPPHFHALYGEYNGIFNIKTLEMIEGDMPVRARKLILEWAETQQKELELMWNTKKFKQLPGLE, from the coding sequence ATGCCAATTATAGCCCGGTTTTATGGCATTGTTATTAAAATGTTCTTTAATGAGCATCTACCGCCCCATTTTCATGCTCTTTACGGCGAATATAATGGCATTTTTAATATCAAAACTCTGGAAATGATAGAAGGCGATATGCCGGTACGGGCTCGAAAGCTCATTCTCGAATGGGCTGAAACTCAGCAAAAGGAACTGGAACTAATGTGGAATACGAAAAAGTTTAAACAGCTCCCTGGCCTGGAGTAA
- the porA gene encoding pyruvate ferredoxin oxidoreductase has protein sequence MRAYLNGNEAVATAVRLARTEVVAAYPITPQSTIVEKIAEYIADGSMAADYIRVESEHAALAACYGAAVTGTRVFTATSSQGLAYMYEMLHYVSGCRVPLVMAVANRGLAAPWTIWADHQDAIACRDTGWIQLYVETAQEALDTCLQAYKIAAHAEVLTPVMVCLDGYVLSHTEEIVDVPEQEAVDRFLPPYQAAYAVDPERPYVFGVGAGPELYPAFKYHQQQALLRAQEVIKEVDREFGAQFDRTYGGLVDPYYCDDADVILVLMGATAGTAREVVDDLRRQGERVGLLRLRSFRPFPVADLRAVLTAAGVVAVLDRDCSFGYEGVLATEVKAALYGSPAPVASRSESQWGQPLVAGFVGGLGGRDIGPADLAGIYRQCLEALRHRDRGGELVLSGGWQR, from the coding sequence GTGCGCGCTTATCTGAACGGTAACGAGGCGGTGGCAACCGCCGTCCGGCTGGCCCGGACCGAAGTGGTGGCCGCCTACCCCATTACGCCCCAGTCGACCATTGTGGAGAAGATTGCCGAGTATATCGCAGATGGCTCCATGGCGGCGGACTACATACGGGTGGAGTCGGAGCATGCCGCCCTGGCAGCCTGTTACGGTGCCGCCGTAACCGGGACCCGGGTTTTTACCGCTACTTCTTCCCAGGGTCTGGCCTACATGTATGAAATGCTCCATTACGTCAGCGGCTGCCGCGTGCCCCTGGTTATGGCGGTGGCCAACCGCGGCCTGGCGGCGCCCTGGACCATCTGGGCCGACCACCAGGACGCCATTGCCTGCCGGGATACGGGCTGGATCCAGCTCTACGTGGAGACCGCCCAGGAGGCCCTGGATACCTGCCTCCAGGCTTATAAAATTGCTGCCCATGCTGAGGTATTGACGCCGGTTATGGTTTGCCTGGATGGTTATGTCCTCTCCCATACCGAGGAGATTGTCGACGTACCGGAGCAGGAAGCCGTGGATCGCTTTTTGCCGCCCTACCAGGCGGCGTATGCCGTTGACCCTGAGCGGCCGTATGTTTTTGGCGTCGGCGCCGGCCCGGAGCTCTACCCGGCCTTTAAATACCACCAGCAGCAGGCCTTGCTCCGGGCACAGGAAGTAATTAAAGAGGTGGACCGGGAGTTTGGCGCCCAATTTGACCGCACTTACGGCGGCCTGGTGGACCCTTACTACTGTGATGATGCGGATGTAATCCTGGTATTGATGGGGGCTACGGCCGGGACGGCCCGGGAAGTAGTTGATGACCTGCGCCGCCAGGGTGAACGGGTGGGCCTTTTACGCCTGCGGAGTTTCCGGCCCTTCCCGGTGGCCGACTTGCGGGCGGTCCTGACCGCAGCCGGGGTAGTGGCTGTGCTGGACCGGGATTGTTCCTTCGGCTACGAGGGTGTGCTGGCTACGGAGGTTAAAGCTGCCCTTTACGGATCGCCGGCGCCGGTGGCGTCTAGGTCAGAGAGCCAGTGGGGGCAACCCCTGGTGGCCGGCTTTGTTGGCGGCCTGGGCGGCCGCGATATCGGCCCGGCGGATCTGGCCGGAATTTACCGCCAGTGCCTGGAGGCGCTGCGGCACCGGGACCGGGGCGGAGAACTAGTTCTCAGCGGCGGCTGGCAGAGGTAA
- a CDS encoding DUF2442 domain-containing protein — protein sequence MFYPKVRDVQPLRDYTLIITFDNGQVKKYDMQPLIARPPFDILRDPIIFSMVRVDAGGYGISWSDELDLSEYELWKNGELITNYTYNN from the coding sequence GTGTTCTATCCCAAAGTCAGAGATGTACAACCTTTAAGGGATTATACGTTGATTATCACCTTCGACAACGGGCAAGTTAAAAAATACGATATGCAGCCCCTGATTGCCAGGCCGCCCTTTGATATTTTACGTGACCCCATTATCTTCAGTATGGTCCGAGTCGATGCCGGCGGTTACGGTATTAGTTGGAGCGATGAACTGGATTTAAGCGAGTATGAGCTTTGGAAGAACGGGGAATTAATTACTAACTACACCTATAATAATTAA
- a CDS encoding 2-oxoacid:acceptor oxidoreductase family protein, whose protein sequence is MLQIRWHGRGGQGAVTAARIFARAAALYAGRYAQSFPSFGTERRGAPVTAFTRLDDRPIRDRSQIANPNYIVVLDATLLENTDVFAGLASGGIVLINSVRKVVDNGDDRNDRDPSRSGLHYLDATHLAREILGVPIVNTAMVGALAGLSGLLPVEAVARAIADVLPERLAARNSDVARQAFDLMAGHLSSV, encoded by the coding sequence ATGCTGCAAATTCGCTGGCACGGCCGTGGCGGCCAGGGGGCCGTCACGGCAGCCAGGATCTTTGCCCGGGCGGCAGCCCTTTATGCCGGCCGGTATGCCCAGTCTTTTCCTTCCTTTGGTACCGAGCGCCGGGGGGCGCCGGTGACGGCCTTTACCCGCCTGGACGACCGGCCCATCCGCGACCGCAGCCAGATCGCTAATCCCAACTATATAGTCGTCCTGGACGCGACCCTGCTGGAAAACACCGATGTCTTTGCCGGCCTGGCTTCGGGAGGCATAGTACTTATTAATAGTGTCCGGAAAGTGGTTGACAATGGCGATGATCGCAACGACCGCGATCCGTCCCGGTCCGGGCTCCATTACCTGGATGCCACCCACCTGGCCCGGGAAATCCTGGGGGTCCCTATAGTCAACACGGCCATGGTAGGGGCCCTGGCGGGATTGAGCGGTCTGCTCCCGGTAGAAGCGGTGGCCAGGGCCATCGCCGACGTGCTGCCGGAGAGGCTGGCAGCCAGAAATAGCGATGTTGCCCGGCAGGCCTTCGACCTGATGGCCGGCCATTTATCCAGCGTGTAA
- a CDS encoding 4Fe-4S dicluster domain-containing protein encodes MNVLVTYPERCVGCRICEQWRSWKHEGRVNPTKARVRVSRVHAKYLNIPVTCMQCAQSPCIAACREGALSKDPATGAVLVNEEKGRKIGRGWWVQTEGDLV; translated from the coding sequence ATGAACGTCCTGGTTACCTATCCCGAACGTTGCGTCGGCTGCCGGATCTGCGAGCAGTGGCGTTCCTGGAAGCACGAAGGCCGGGTCAACCCTACTAAAGCCCGGGTACGGGTCAGCCGGGTCCACGCCAAGTACCTCAATATCCCGGTGACCTGTATGCAATGCGCCCAGAGTCCCTGTATCGCCGCCTGCCGGGAGGGGGCCCTGAGCAAAGACCCGGCCACCGGAGCGGTGCTAGTTAATGAGGAGAAGGGGAGGAAAATAGGCAGGGGCTGGTGGGTACAGACGGAGGGCGACTTGGTTTGA
- a CDS encoding aldehyde dehydrogenase family protein: protein MPVYRLFINGEWVTTEQRDTVINKATGEPLAEYCLAGPAEVDAAVTAARAAFQRGKIEPYRRYEILKKASELLLERQEDLALTISQEEGKTLKEARGEVERASQTLLLSAEEAKRLQGEIVPVEGSPGNANRRAWTIRVPRGVVCAITPFNAPLNLSCHKIGPALAAGNAVVYKPASATPIIGAKLCQALVDAGLPAGYLNMVLGSGAVVGDALAKDERIAFYSFTGSPAVGLRLKNSVGFRPVALELGSNSPNIVHSDADLDLAVEACTRSAFANAGQLCISVQRVYVQQQVYEDFCRRAVDLTRTLKMGDPLDPATDIGPMISEAEARRAESWIAEAVAAGARVLVGGRRRGAWLEPTILADVAPSMKVCRQELFAPVFSITPYDTIDAAIALGNDSRYGLQAGVFTNSLDVATRCAQELEYGSVIINDVSTFRADLMPYGGVKESGTGKEGPRYVIQEMTEERLVVLRI, encoded by the coding sequence CTGCCTGTATACCGTTTATTCATCAACGGCGAATGGGTAACCACAGAGCAAAGGGACACGGTAATCAACAAGGCCACCGGCGAGCCCCTGGCGGAGTATTGCCTGGCCGGGCCGGCGGAGGTGGACGCCGCCGTGACAGCGGCTAGGGCCGCTTTCCAGCGGGGAAAAATAGAGCCCTACCGGCGTTATGAAATATTAAAGAAGGCTAGCGAGCTGCTGCTAGAACGCCAGGAGGACCTGGCCCTGACCATCAGCCAGGAGGAGGGTAAGACCCTGAAGGAAGCCCGGGGTGAGGTCGAGAGGGCCAGCCAGACCCTGTTGCTATCGGCAGAGGAGGCCAAACGCCTGCAGGGGGAGATTGTCCCTGTTGAGGGTTCCCCCGGGAACGCCAACCGCCGTGCCTGGACCATCCGGGTGCCCCGGGGAGTGGTCTGCGCCATTACGCCCTTTAACGCCCCCCTGAACCTCTCCTGCCATAAAATCGGCCCGGCCCTGGCCGCCGGTAATGCTGTGGTTTATAAGCCGGCCAGCGCCACCCCCATCATCGGCGCCAAACTCTGCCAGGCCCTGGTCGATGCCGGCTTGCCGGCGGGCTACCTGAATATGGTCCTGGGTTCCGGGGCCGTGGTCGGCGACGCCCTGGCTAAAGATGAGCGCATTGCTTTCTACAGCTTTACCGGCAGCCCGGCGGTGGGTCTGCGGCTTAAAAACAGCGTCGGTTTCCGGCCCGTGGCCCTGGAACTGGGCTCCAACTCACCAAATATCGTCCACAGCGACGCCGACCTGGACCTGGCAGTAGAGGCCTGCACCCGTTCCGCCTTTGCCAATGCCGGCCAGCTTTGTATCTCCGTCCAGCGGGTCTACGTCCAGCAGCAAGTCTATGAAGACTTCTGCCGGCGGGCCGTTGACCTGACCCGGACCCTCAAAATGGGCGACCCCCTGGACCCGGCTACCGACATCGGCCCCATGATCAGCGAGGCCGAAGCCCGGCGGGCGGAAAGCTGGATCGCGGAGGCCGTGGCCGCCGGCGCCCGGGTGCTGGTGGGCGGCCGGCGCCGGGGTGCCTGGCTGGAACCCACCATTCTGGCAGACGTAGCCCCATCGATGAAAGTCTGCCGCCAGGAGCTCTTTGCTCCGGTTTTCAGCATCACCCCTTACGATACCATTGACGCAGCCATCGCCCTGGGCAACGACTCCCGTTACGGCCTCCAGGCCGGGGTCTTTACCAATTCCCTGGATGTGGCCACCCGCTGTGCCCAGGAGCTAGAGTATGGCAGCGTTATTATTAACGATGTCTCAACCTTCCGCGCCGACCTTATGCCCTATGGCGGCGTTAAGGAGAGTGGCACCGGCAAAGAAGGCCCGCGCTACGTTATCCAGGAGATGACGGAGGAAAGATTGGTAGTTCTGCGGATTTGA
- a CDS encoding PaaI family thioesterase, with product MGESYCFGCSKQNPIGLHLECFPQDDSTWATYFTPAQYHESYNGIMHGGLITTVLDELIGNHLGRGRGLWAVTARLEVRFRKPIPTGERIKFVSRIIKEHRRIFQVEAWAELPDGQIAVEARAEMMARAANKPS from the coding sequence ATGGGCGAGAGTTACTGTTTCGGCTGCAGCAAGCAGAACCCCATCGGCCTGCACCTGGAGTGTTTCCCCCAGGATGACAGTACCTGGGCCACCTATTTTACCCCTGCACAATATCACGAGAGCTATAACGGTATCATGCACGGCGGCCTGATAACCACCGTGCTGGACGAGTTAATCGGCAATCACCTGGGCCGGGGCCGGGGCCTGTGGGCCGTAACCGCTCGCCTGGAAGTTCGTTTCCGCAAACCCATTCCCACCGGGGAACGGATTAAATTTGTCAGCCGCATCATTAAGGAGCACCGGCGGATCTTCCAGGTAGAGGCCTGGGCCGAGCTCCCGGACGGCCAGATCGCCGTCGAAGCCCGGGCGGAAATGATGGCGCGTGCAGCAAATAAGCCCTCCTAA
- a CDS encoding 4Fe-4S binding protein, with product MLAEDTLKRGPNLATPYLGFTTGSWRTERPVLDPERCNNCLACWLFCPEGCFSRGDQAVSLNLDFCKGCGICVAECPRQALTLVEEGAASARLSER from the coding sequence TTGTTAGCAGAAGATACCTTGAAAAGGGGACCCAACCTGGCGACGCCCTACCTGGGGTTTACCACCGGCTCCTGGCGGACCGAGCGGCCGGTCCTGGACCCGGAACGGTGTAATAATTGCCTGGCCTGCTGGCTCTTTTGCCCGGAGGGCTGTTTTTCCCGGGGGGATCAGGCTGTCAGTTTGAATTTAGATTTTTGCAAGGGCTGCGGCATCTGCGTGGCGGAGTGTCCCCGGCAGGCCCTGACCCTGGTGGAAGAAGGTGCTGCCAGTGCGCGCTTATCTGAACGGTAA
- a CDS encoding thiamine pyrophosphate-dependent enzyme, giving the protein MVKIKELPDAELVQGSYACAGCGGILAVRMALKVLGPETVIVTTPSCLLGVTTFYPQLAFKVPCVNVTFPSTAAAVSGVVAGLRRRGKAGIKVVGLAGDGGTVDIGLQALSGAIERGDNFIFICYDNEAYMNTGVQRSGATPLGARTTTTPVGSVGRGEDRPKKDMLRIVAAHNIPYAATASIGYPQDYLTKVQKAMMVAGPAYIQVLAPCPPGWGYRSDLTVKLARLAVQTGQWPLAEYAEGRLTVKEIANPRPLPDYLTPQARFDHLVSG; this is encoded by the coding sequence ATGGTTAAAATAAAGGAGTTACCCGATGCCGAACTGGTCCAGGGTTCCTATGCTTGCGCCGGCTGTGGCGGGATCCTGGCCGTGCGCATGGCCCTGAAGGTCCTGGGGCCGGAAACAGTGATTGTTACTACCCCGAGCTGTCTCCTGGGCGTAACCACCTTTTACCCCCAGCTGGCCTTTAAAGTCCCCTGTGTCAACGTCACCTTCCCCAGCACGGCGGCGGCCGTCTCCGGGGTGGTGGCGGGCCTGCGTCGCCGGGGAAAGGCAGGGATTAAAGTGGTGGGCCTGGCTGGCGACGGCGGCACCGTGGATATCGGGCTTCAGGCTTTATCTGGCGCTATCGAACGGGGCGACAACTTTATCTTTATCTGTTACGACAACGAGGCCTACATGAACACCGGCGTGCAGCGGAGCGGTGCCACCCCCCTGGGAGCGCGGACCACGACGACGCCGGTAGGCAGCGTCGGCCGCGGTGAAGACCGGCCCAAGAAGGATATGCTGCGGATCGTCGCCGCCCATAATATCCCCTATGCAGCCACCGCCAGCATCGGCTACCCCCAGGACTACCTGACCAAGGTACAGAAGGCCATGATGGTGGCAGGTCCGGCTTACATCCAGGTCCTGGCGCCCTGCCCGCCGGGGTGGGGCTATCGCAGCGACTTAACGGTAAAACTCGCCCGCCTGGCCGTCCAGACGGGCCAGTGGCCCCTGGCCGAGTATGCAGAGGGACGATTGACCGTTAAAGAGATAGCCAATCCCCGGCCATTGCCTGATTACCTCACTCCCCAGGCCCGTTTCGACCACCTGGTGAGCGGGTAG